From Oncorhynchus mykiss isolate Arlee chromosome 25, USDA_OmykA_1.1, whole genome shotgun sequence, a single genomic window includes:
- the ptp4a2a gene encoding protein tyrosine phosphatase type IVA 2a: MNRPAPVEISHDCMKFLITHNPTNSQLVKFIEDLKAFGVQTLVRVCDATYDKTPVEQEGITVVDWPFDDGSSPPEQVVDDWLNLLKCKFKEEPGCCIAVHCVAGLGRAPVLVALALIECGMEYEDAVHFIRQKRRGAFNSKQLMYLENYKPKMRLRFKDANGQNCCIQ; encoded by the exons ATGAATCGCCCCGCCCCTGTTGAGATCTCCCATGACTGTATGAAGTTTCTGATCACCCACAATCCCACCAACTCCCAGTTGGTGAAGTTTATAGAG GATCTGAAGGCTTTTGGAGTGCAGACACTGGTCAGAGTGTGTGATGCCACTTACGACAAAACCCCTGTGGAGCAGGAAGGCATCACTGTTGTG GATTGGCCCTTTGATGATGGTTCTTCACCCCCTGAACAAGTCGTTGATGACTGGCTCAACCTCCTGAAGTGTAAATTCAAAGAGGAACCTGGTTGTTGCATTGCAGTGCATTGTGTGGCGGGGTTGGGTCG AGCCCCAGTCCTGGTAGCGTTGGCGTTGATTGAGTGTGGGATGGAGTATGAAGATGCTGTTCACTTTATAAGACA AAAGAGACGTGGAGCCTTCAACTCAAAACAACTAATGTACCTCGAAAACTACAAGCCCAAGATGCGTCTCCGCTTCAAAGATGCTAATGGACAAAATTGCTGCATTCAGTAA